The following proteins are encoded in a genomic region of Candidatus Cloacimonadota bacterium:
- a CDS encoding TrkA family potassium uptake protein, with product MARYAVIGLGRFGMTVANILSESGMDVIAIDKDQELVDEVSGRVSYAICMDSTDEAALRSQNLNEADAVIIGIGSNIQESILTAAILRKIGVGIIYAKVENRLHGRILELIGVQNILLPEEIVGTQLAKTLISKNVREYISLSSGHVVMEMLAPREFVGKDLQELALPTSRGVNIIAIKYNSLSVTEDGRNVIEKKMNDMPGANDTINEGDILIMMGPKGNVDKLIYETTIRKD from the coding sequence ATGGCACGATATGCCGTAATTGGGCTTGGCAGATTTGGTATGACAGTAGCGAACATCCTCAGCGAAAGTGGGATGGATGTTATTGCAATAGACAAAGATCAGGAGTTGGTAGATGAAGTATCGGGAAGAGTTTCCTATGCTATATGCATGGATTCTACAGACGAAGCAGCTTTAAGATCGCAAAACTTAAATGAGGCAGATGCAGTTATAATCGGCATTGGCAGCAACATTCAAGAAAGCATCCTCACGGCGGCGATCTTGCGAAAAATTGGCGTAGGCATTATCTATGCCAAGGTAGAAAATCGATTGCATGGTCGCATCTTAGAGCTAATTGGCGTACAAAATATCTTGTTGCCAGAAGAGATTGTGGGCACACAATTAGCTAAGACTCTCATTTCAAAGAATGTCCGCGAATATATCAGTCTTTCAAGTGGTCATGTGGTAATGGAAATGCTAGCCCCCAGGGAATTTGTGGGAAAAGATTTGCAGGAATTGGCATTACCTACTTCTCGTGGCGTGAATATCATCGCCATCAAATACAATTCTCTTTCTGTAACAGAAGATGGTCGCAATGTAATAGAAAAGAAAATGAACGATATGCCTGGGGCAAACGACACCATAAATGAAGGAGATATCCTCATTATGATGGGTCCTAAGGGAAATGTGGACAAGCT